From Streptomyces chrestomyceticus JCM 4735, one genomic window encodes:
- a CDS encoding carbohydrate ABC transporter permease, which produces MTRLPASRARPLLTRRTRRRLAADAALLAVTAAFAVPLAWLVLSSLDTGATLRVRVPGSPSLDNFSAVLTDEITFTPMRNSLVLCGSATALTVACAALAAYPLSRYRSRFSRPYLLTVLFATCLPITAVMVPVYALFVRVNLIDTVYGTALFLAASQLPFAIWLMKNFMDGIPRALEEAAWTDGASWFQTLWRVILPLMGPGVTVVTVYTFAIMWGNFFVPFLLLLSPEELPASVSIFTFFGNYGAIAFGQLAAFSILYSTPVVLLYVLISRRLGGGFTLGGAVKG; this is translated from the coding sequence GTGACGCGGTTGCCCGCCTCCCGCGCCAGGCCCCTGCTGACCCGCCGCACCCGGCGCCGCCTCGCCGCCGACGCGGCGCTGCTCGCCGTGACCGCCGCCTTCGCCGTACCGCTCGCCTGGCTGGTGCTCTCCTCGCTGGACACCGGGGCGACGCTGCGGGTCCGCGTGCCGGGGTCGCCGTCGCTGGACAACTTCTCGGCGGTCCTGACGGACGAGATCACCTTCACGCCGATGCGCAACAGCCTGGTGCTGTGCGGCAGCGCCACCGCCCTGACGGTCGCCTGCGCGGCGCTGGCGGCCTATCCGCTGTCCCGCTACCGCTCCCGGTTCAGCCGCCCGTACCTGCTGACCGTCCTGTTCGCCACCTGCCTGCCCATCACCGCCGTCATGGTCCCGGTGTACGCGCTGTTCGTGCGGGTCAACCTGATCGACACGGTGTACGGCACCGCGCTGTTCCTCGCCGCCTCCCAGCTCCCGTTCGCCATCTGGCTGATGAAGAACTTCATGGACGGCATCCCGAGGGCCCTGGAAGAGGCCGCCTGGACCGACGGCGCGTCCTGGTTCCAGACGCTGTGGCGGGTGATCCTGCCGCTGATGGGGCCGGGCGTCACGGTCGTGACCGTCTACACCTTCGCCATCATGTGGGGCAATTTCTTCGTCCCGTTCCTGCTTCTGCTGTCCCCCGAGGAACTGCCCGCCTCCGTCAGCATCTTCACCTTCTTCGGCAACTACGGCGCCATCGCCTTCGGCCAGCTCGCGGCGTTCTCGATCCTGTACTCGACGCCGGTCGTCCTGCTGTACGTGCTGATCTCGCGCCGGCTGGGCGGCGGGTTCACGCTGGGCGGCGCGGTGAAGGGCTGA
- a CDS encoding S1 family peptidase, translating into MRPGPTAVLRSLAALATAASAVLAAAPPAGAGPSRTAVATAVRGGNVLYSASGRCTVGFNATKGGHYYAIMEGRCVGGAQDWYADAARTVHVGVTEAVRFPGGDYALVRYTNPAVSSPGEVDLGGGRYLDITGAARPVVGQSVCLPGSATGQHCGRVDAVNVSVTYPEGTVSGLVRTSACTEPGTAAGRPAVSGSAAVGLAVGGSGNCTSGGTTYLQPVVPVLQAYGLTLH; encoded by the coding sequence GTGAGACCAGGTCCCACCGCAGTGCTCCGCTCCCTGGCCGCCCTGGCCACCGCCGCGTCGGCCGTCCTGGCCGCCGCGCCGCCCGCCGGTGCCGGCCCGTCCCGTACGGCCGTCGCGACGGCGGTCCGCGGCGGCAACGTCCTGTACAGCGCGTCCGGCCGCTGCACCGTCGGTTTCAACGCCACCAAGGGCGGCCACTATTACGCGATCATGGAGGGCCGGTGCGTGGGCGGCGCCCAGGACTGGTACGCCGACGCGGCCCGTACGGTCCACGTCGGCGTCACCGAGGCCGTGCGCTTCCCGGGTGGGGACTACGCCCTGGTCCGCTACACCAACCCGGCCGTCTCCTCCCCCGGCGAGGTCGATCTCGGCGGCGGCCGGTACCTCGACATCACCGGCGCCGCCCGGCCCGTCGTCGGCCAGTCGGTGTGCCTGCCCGGCTCCGCGACCGGTCAGCACTGCGGGCGGGTGGACGCCGTGAACGTCAGCGTGACGTACCCGGAGGGCACCGTGTCCGGGCTCGTCCGGACGTCGGCGTGCACCGAGCCGGGTACGGCTGCGGGCCGCCCCGCCGTCTCCGGCAGCGCCGCCGTCGGCCTCGCCGTGGGCGGCAGCGGCAATTGCACCTCGGGCGGCACCACCTACCTCCAGCCGGTCGTCCCGGTGCTCCAGGCGTACGGCCTCACCCTCCACTGA